The sequence cctaagtgctttttggcaggagattttcaAATTGTGTGGTATTGAgctcactccaagcaccagttatcaTAGTTTTAAAACTCTCCGACTtgcctcggactcgccacggactcgcgagtcctttgGCGCCGCGAGTCGACTCGCCTAGGACTCgcgtgaaagactcgcgagtctttcgcaaagactcgcgcgagtctttcgctcggactcgcgagtctttcacagGGACTCGCGGGCCCAGAAAAACGCGCCCGTGAGGGTTAAAACCgcgttttttttttattttttgacttcattttggtttttttttggctggagcaggttagaagggtttggaggagtagagggaagaaggaaaaatcagcaagagagatctaggtaaggatttttttctttctttttttttttcatttgaatcatttcattgttttgaaactgaaaaaaatcttgaaaaacaaggggatatgctaccaaatttttttctattttctttcctaagttatttcctcttttttttttcttgtttttgaatgctatttttcccaaatgattcattgtcattttttttgttgattttccataaaaccctgctgattttcttttttcatgttaaatcagcaatggcaagttcaactccaagggcaaccccaaggtcaggaagacaaagagataaagcttggaaatatgggattgcaggaagcaaaaagggggaggtcacttgcaccgaatgcacaagatggatgactggtggaatcaatagattaaaataccaccttgcacaaatacctggatatggtgtggaggcatgccccaaatcaactcctgaaattattagagagatgaaggccattcttgctgagaatgatatgcataaggaagaaaggcaaaaaacaagagaagccatagcagctgcaatgaatcccacattgtccacttcgggtcccattggtcacagtcggggtcgtcagtcactttcatcttttggtgacaatgagggtgaggctagtggcactcctgttagatcaaaccctaatttttttgtaccacgcaatgttccaggtgcacaaccttcacttgaaggtacaggatggaatagagagaagcatgaacaagcacggatagcagcttcaaacttttggttttacaataatctatctttcaatgcagcaaacaatgtgtattgggaaagttttgttaatgcatgtacagtggcgggtaaggggtttaaggccccaacaggtcatgacttcagtgggccattgctagagaaagctgtgaaaaatacagaaggtgtggttgatgatcagaaaaggtattggaagagaaaaggatgcagcattttatctgatggatggacagatggacggaataggactcttctcaacttcttggtggcttcaaatggtgcaatggtattcataaagtctgttgatgcctcaaatgaaataaaaaatgcagagactttgtgtaatctgttggatggtgtggttcgggaagttggagttgagaatgttgtccaaattatcacggacaacgcagctgcatatgtatctgcaggtagaatgcttatgcagaggcatccttcgattacatggagtccttgtgctgcacattgcttggacttggtgctagaggacattgggaagattggatgggtgaagaaggtggttgaagatgcaaaaagtgtcaccaaattcatctacaaccatacttgggtgcttgctttgatgagaaaacacacaaatggcaaggaccttgtgcgacctggagtgacacgatttgctagccacttcatcactttgcagagcattcttagtgccattcctcatcttaagcagatgtttgtgtcagatgcttggttggggtctgcatactccaaaaaacctgaagcagagaagattgtgaccattgtttttgatgaagggttcaataaaagtggagaggagttaactgcggtaagtaacaaacacaaaagtaaagtttatacaatcttgtctatttgctgattttattttttaggggttgattttgtactaatttaaaatttgttttaatttttttaggtgacagaacctttggtgagggttcttcgtatggtggatggagagggcatgccaatgggtttcatttatgaggccatggatagggccaaagaggccatttcacattactatcgtggaaatgcaagaaaatgtgaaatcttttggcgcatcattgatcgtaggtggacaaaccaactccaccaaccgatacatgccttcgcctactttttgaacccgaaattctacttctctgattcatttagggctgatgaggaggtcatggcaggtgttattacatgcattgataagatgacacctgatcctgagttgagagacaaggttcttgatgagttggaggtgagatttgacatttgcaattgctctatctttatttatgaattcggaaatgttcattattgaatttgagtttgacactttgactatctagtatctatttctgaatttggaaatgttcattccattgttcaagatctacaaaagtgcagaggggagactcttctcatcacaactagcaattgataggagaggaaaacaacaaccaggtaaaacatttagtaacttagttcaatagtgcaagaaaaaacctacaaacttgattgttacatttttttctcaattctaatatttctaaatgttttttgtagatttatggtgggagaattatggtgccggcacgcctaatcttcaaaagatagctatccgtgttttgtctcagccatgcagtgcttctgggtgtgaacgaaattggagtgtctttgaaagcattcacacaaagaagagaaatagattgtcacaaaagcggctcaatgatctagtatttgttcggtacaaccttcgccttcgagttagacaggtggagggtgtttcacatgaggccattgacttggatgaaattgatccatatggtgattggaccatgaatgaacaaaatgatggtgatgatgtcctccttaccgaagaagaaattgcagaaatagagagaggagcagcacaagatgcagaaggagcaagattggatgaagatgaggacgaagatgaggatgatgatgaggactatgactttgaagaagaatcatctcaccatttagataccacaacacccattgctactacttctagctcaaggcctgaaaaattgagctatattaggaaaaatacaaagaggaagatgtagtcttctctttggtttgttcattcacattgctgtttttcacatttgcagttggacttggacatatcattatatgtaattttgtgaacatttatatacttatgctgccattatagtattatacattttagagttgaaagttgaaacttgaatatgctgccatgaatgatgaaatttcaaatattgcgtgtttgtactttgtagatcatatgacatgtgtaatgtttcaattatggcacttatgttctctaaatgcattaatttctttatgtttttttgtaaaactacggttttttttttttgccgagtctttgccgagtctttcgcgagtctttcacaagtccgagtccgagtccaaaattttggtttgccgagtccgaggcgagtccgagattttcaactatgccagttatcaccctcaaactgatgggcagaccaagatagtgaataagtggttggaaggttacCTTAGAAACTATGTCTCGAAGCAGCAAAATACATGGGTaagatggcttcacctaggggaatattgttacaattcctcctatcacatgtccattcggatgtcaccattcatggcactatatggttatgaagctcctagcttcgcagacttggtatttggtgatagcagaacccctcaggcaaaggatatgatgcagcAAAGTTAAGATATTCTGAGGATTTTGAGGGACAATCTCCAACATGCACAAAATCAGCAGAAGTTATATGCTGATTAGCAGcgaattgagcgcacctttgaggtgggcgacatggtttatttgaggctccagccctacagacagtctactctcaagaagagtggggttgagaaattgaagccacgattatatgggcctttcagagtcagcagaagggttggagaagtggcttatgagttggaattaccagcaagcagcaggatccataatgtatttcatgtgtctcgacttaagaaggctctgggacataatgttgttgcttcagctgagttacctccacttgatgaggagggagagttggttttggttccggaagctatccttgaattcagggaacgatctttgaggagaagagtgattAGGGAATACCtgatcaaatggaagaatctaccagcagaggatgctacgtgggaaaatgaggaaattttattgcatccagccttacagttgcttgaggacaagcaattttggggagggcggactataatgtccccttctcactgatgaccttccagtggtccattagcctattcttgagacttgtaggctaggtggaatgaagaatgagggtccaacattgatgaaacgaggacttactatttttagtaagtcagggaatggccattctggtgttactgtcctactgagctctccatgctttgcctctgGAAGCGAAGATatgcttttctgagcattagttcttgacttactatttttagtaagtggcagtgtggcacaattctatttttggcagtagacagggttctgattctgTAGTAGTTTTGTGGTCGTTCGGGATTAGTTTCATCCTACTTGtgataataatcagtacgggagtcatttgtgacataattaaatattaattccttatcctaaggttaatatttaattaatctgattattggctactggtttattaaatttgggattaatgcctattttatctTAAGTTTTTGGCAAAATTCATGTGTACTATGGGATGTCgaaatattttagaggaatattATTTCACATTGCATCTCCATTATTTGCCAAGTGATTAATGTGGGTCCTCTCCCTTTTGGCGTGAGTTTTGACTTATGAAaagtggcgctacacttgggtccacatgtagtggaatgaaatgcaaatgcaagGCGTTGAATTTGGAGGAATTGCATTTGGGTTTGAggagtgaagttataaatatgagacttgggctcccatttgcacTATCTATGAAAATTGCATCATTATGCTGTCGGTTTGGCGACTGAAAATCTAAGCTTCGAAatatggcttcctagctaagtctcagtttcgtacttgcaagatagtacctagctgtgtccttgCATTCCCAATGCTGTTGGTGAATGAGTTGCAAATTGTGGAGTGTTCTATGTGGGATttgagtgttttctggttgctggtcgcgggactgctgaaagtatattttgctcacacctcttaaccaagcgactccatcattctgggtactggctcatccttccttcctagccaTGGCGATACATTGTGTAAGTTTTTAGCAAGTTTAATTGAGCAATGATTTTTTTAGACAAAATCGAACTTCCTAGGTCTAGCGTTGGATTTTGtgcttgcattgggatgcgtgccaaaTAGTTGTTGGGTTGTAGCTTTGATTGGTTGCTGTTGTGAGTGAATTAtggtgggtttgggactggtttgagtcaaattggatgaaaaatgagggagttatgagcatttgGGTGTTTCCATGGGCTGCTGTTTTGTACTTTCAGCTTGCAGATTGATTGTAACAGAAAATTATATTCTTGctgtagaaatctgcattactctccttctttcatctcttattttgtaaggttgtttcagtagtactgatcaatcattcttgctgtccttattttgtaattcccactgcataagtggaagaggttggcttagcCGCCTTCTTACTTTGAAGTTCAGTTTATATACTCAGTCCTCCCActaaataagtggtcgagtgataagtttaatgcaattgtcctcccgctgaaatatgcggtagagtgatagtttaatgtaatgtcctcctgctgaaatatgcggtagagtgattgaatttcaATTTCTTGTCATTTTCCCTTGGCCGGTTTAtcgccaagagtttggtttctatcctgctggataagcagaaggggctggcttgccgcccaggcaTTGAAATTTCAGTTTGATTATGgttgctaacgatccccggaacaccgtatgctctcaccctcccaaacTGGGCTCTCGGTGagcaaaaggtggaagggttccctttcagcagtttggattatttctctaaccttaacgggttgtggGGATTGCTTGCATCTCTTAttgtaaaaaaaccaaaaaaaaaattcttgggatATTacatggggcaatgtgtgaaaacgtcacaacagttatGAAAATACACAAGGATAGGGGTATTCtacaatgtgcaaatgttaaaagTTTTTTCATTTCCAATTTAATGATCTGTTTACACTTACGCCTCAATCAGTATAATGTCTCATTCACAAATTGGCATATCCATTCCTCAGAGAATGATCACTAATGCAAGATCGAGATAAATGGCCATCTCTCCTCTTGTAAAGAAGAGGTTGGATTTTGAATGTGATTGGAGTTGCCGAGATCTCTATTTTCATCAACTTTGATTTTCCCTTTTCCTATCTACAGTTGAAAGTCTTATTTTTCTCCACTTGCTCCATCTTGGCTCATACAAGTTGGGACATGCTCTTTTTTGCTCCTTCTGATATACggtccttttcttcttcatccttataatGAATATTTGCACGCATATGAAAAAAACTtgttataaattttttttggaGCCAATTGCTAGTTTCAAGTGAATAAATGCACCGAGTCATACCTGTGTAGAAACTtgcatcatttttgagatatatattttGCTTCTTAGTAATTACCAATGTTCCATGGGGATGCATCCCCTCCCCAAAAAACAAAACCTTGTGTTTTTGGGATGGGGACATCTCTAGGATGTGGGAACCTAGGGAAAATGTTCCCCTACTACCCCACCACCACCTTCGTCGCCTCAAAGATGTCATTGGGACATTCGGGGACACTGGGATGTCCTCTAGACGTCTGGGGGACCCCTAGGAATTTCTTGACCATCTCATAGACACCTCAGAGTCTCCTATAGTCATATGGCCAAAAAAGCATTTttttaaaaactcaaaaaatgatTTGACCCCTACACCCAAGGCCAAACTCTAATGGCCTAAGGGCCCCACCTAAACCCCACAAACCCTATAAAACACCCTCAAATCCTCATTTACCGCAACATTTTTTGTACCAGGAGAGTCCAACATCATGGTGGGTATGTAGAGCTAGCAGAGccaatacaaattgatgaggatgctaGACAAATAGCGCTGGTTGGTATTAGTATGGAGAAGCTTTTTATTTTGGGGACGATTAGAGGCCTCAGATTACTCAATTTTGTTATTTTTAACATTTGTAATCATCATTGTACTCACTGTAATCATTATTATGAAATCttgaatataatataaatttcAAATTTCGAGATTTTCATTGTTCAATGTTAAATTGTCAATGCTCAATTTGAAGTTTAGTAGTTTCTAAGATTTACTAGTTTGCCAAAATTGCATTTGTAATTCTTATACgtctttttataataattttttcaaGTACTAAATGTCTTGCAGTGCTGCCAACCCATTCCCGTCATCCCCCTTCCATCCCCAATCTTAGGCCCTTtgttcctgttgacgtgtattttgtacacgaccaaacacggaataaaatacctaaaggtaccttatcctctcttgaataaagccccCGAAtgttgaagatgtcgcgaaaaggatcaatcgggatgacttcaaggttcttcgttgtaggatctctacgtgtggataagctctttgtggtatgatatgatttgctggaatcacaaggggacttacacttgtcgACCTAaatgtctgatttgctttgaatattgctggaacacaagattttactggcttagatttgaaaaaaaaaggaaaaaggacgagttcgaggaaaggatctaattctgacactaagaatgtaggagcaatgaatgatctttgatgaaattctaactaagtcttgttttgacatcccaggaccatctccacaaggttagtacgatcttcgaaggaaaactttatgatgttcagatcatcactacaggcatagacaccatcaggctgatgcatatcaatgaagaagcaacaattgaagttaatcttaagcttaatgattccagttgactacacaaggcaagtttgcaatcaacaaactgctagtagtatggatatacgaatttcaccatcaatcaaacacatttcttccactcatctaataacatgaaatcaaatatgagaagtatagagaccatgcaatttgttgaatcgacccataaatttcaccatttcttcaatgaagttttacaagtcctttacaacaacatattggcaacaatctttgccttctctttctattctactctaattgctattctatcaactgactatctactattagctaactattcaccttctaactactctctattcgcctttacaaaatgaagagtcgaggcttatatagtgcccttaatacaattcaatggctaagatcaattcgagatcaatggccaagattcaacaatgaaaaccctaattagggtttgttacaacaaacttaatgctgaccaatgaaataattgtattaattggacacatgtcttctctgaaaaattcgaccaatggatagctggggtaggtacatcgaagtttgtgccacctttaatgagtcaggtacattgaatctagacatgctgaggtggaccaatccgactagaggagtgatgactaggatgccaccttatcTAACACTTGGTTGATGTCAATTTGGTGATgccttccttcaaatgctggactggaggaTAGATGGAGAAGGTCGCCCTTAAtgatgttggactggaagaggttattcctgatgatgcttgaccgaagaaggccgtccttgtcgatgctagactggggAGGTCgtccttatccttgcttgatcttcttggaggagaccgtccttgatctggcttgattttctttgatgagagTCTGCCAAGTAATAAATCTTCCGACTCCGGGgccgccatttgatgcctacacaaaatattaaagttagtctttgagcatcaaaccttaaagcatgaaatttaagacctttcaagggtataacttaaaatattaatttgaaaaaagtcatgataaatcaagaattatacattttcaaattaattatgaatggaaattggatcttcaagacttagattttacaaaataGCTATgaaatcacaataagtcttgaataagaacttcaaaaaaaaatgattcttcatacctcctccttgaatgcttaactataaaaccttggaaaatgatgaaagaagaccggattttgctggacaagggttgaattgtggtcttcctttggatgaattacgcctccattagccttcaaaagagcctcACTTTCCACTAGCCTCCAAACACTTAGCAAactctggaaattatcctccaacttaTCAAGAAATTCGCCTCCAACTCAGCTAGGATTCGCTCTTCAAATTGCTCCTCAATTTCGCACTtagaaggatgaatgaatgatttgcattTGCTACAACACCCCTCtcttatatagagcgctcacctcttGTTTCCCCAAGGCCGACTTGCTAATAaagaggtaaaaaaaaaaaaaaacctttaaaaaaGGTGGGCCGACTtgccaaataaaggcaaaataatgccttgagcgctcattaacaaattttaattcaaaaattaattttagatgccTCCAAGATGTCccttttgattatttcaaggtcaaaaattaatttattaaattaaaatgcctttaatttaatgcgaatttgattTAATCTTTCCAAAGGCTTTGAAGTTAGCAATTTTGGGGAATTTGAGGAATATCAACGCTTGACTAAGGTATCAATGAAGAATGCCAAtaacttcgccctggacccttagcaagggtcaggagcgatttttcaatttaggCCTTGAATATCCCATTTTTGCAAGTCCAAAACTTCACCTAGGCATTCTAAATGGCATCTTTTACTGGAGTTTGGGTTTgatttcacttgaattttggaaGATAAGTGCATTTAGggttttttcgccctggaccctcagcaagggtcaggagcgatttcaaatttgggcttactcctccatcattttagctccaatccacctcacaaggttaGGCAATGATCCCTTTCATTCATCTCATCCAAATTTGCTTTGTTTCTGCAAGGTAATAAGAGTTTTTCAAATTTTCGccttgggccctcagcaagggtcaggagcgatttttcttccCTGGCTTAGAATCATCAAGTTTTGGAAGCAAATCTTTATTCGTCATGTTTTTGAAGGCCATTTTTACCCTAGTGCATCCTTGCCTTAGCAAAAACTCAAGAGAAATAGGTTGACTTTGCAATTTTCGCCCTAGGCCCttagcaagggtcaagagcgattttgagTTTTTGAGCAAATTCTTGatcattccaacttcaatccacctcacaatgccaggaaatatctttcttctttctcccaatccaagtttgatttcgttttgcaaggcaaaatgggagattttaggattttcgccctggaccctcagcaagggtcaagagtGATTTTGCTTATCTAGCTTGGTTGCTTCTTGTTGATTATCCAAATTATCTTCACAGGATAAAACATACCTTTTCTCATCCACTCCAACCATAAAAATCATTTTGACCTTGCAAGAAAAAGgtgtttttgagaatttcgctttggacctcttgagagggtcaggagcgaattttgcaatctAGACTCAAAATGTTTCATTTTTCACCTTAAAACCTCTTTGACATTCCAAAACTAAGCAAAAACATCCCCCataaaattttcgccctggaccctcagcaagggtcaggagcaaaatttagGTTTTCAACAGAGTCCTTTATCTTTTCAAGTTGAAACTTTCTCAGGTGGGTAAAGGGAGATGCCTTTATTTCACTCATGTTCAAAACTTGATCTTTTTTCACTGCAAAataagggaaattcaaaattttgccctgggccttcaacaagggtcaagagcgaatttacctttgttgcccaaaattcaccattttcaTGCTTTCAAACCTCCAAATGCATCAAGTGACATCCAATCTTCCTTCCAGGAGACCTTGCAcataaaaatttagccaaaattagtgacaaataagctcaaataagattttcgctctggacctcctgagagggtc is a genomic window of Cryptomeria japonica chromosome 7, Sugi_1.0, whole genome shotgun sequence containing:
- the LOC131856214 gene encoding uncharacterized protein LOC131856214 isoform X1, translated to MASSTPRATPRSGRQRDKAWKYGIAGSKKGEVTCTECTRWMTGGINRLKYHLAQIPGYGVEACPKSTPEIIREMKAILAENDMHKEERQKTREAIAAAMNPTLSTSGPIGHSRGRQSLSSFGDNEGEASGTPVRSNPNFFVPRNVPGAQPSLEGTGWNREKHEQARIAASNFWFYNNLSFNAANNVYWESFVNACTVAGKGFKAPTGHDFSGPLLEKAVKNTEGVVDDQKRYWKRKGCSILSDGWTDGRNRTLLNFLVASNGAMVFIKSVDASNEIKNAETLCNLLDGVVREVGVENVVQIITDNAAAYVSAGRMLMQRHPSITWSPCAAHCLDLVLEDIGKIGWVKKVVEDAKSVTKFIYNHTWVLALMRKHTNGKDLVRPGVTRFASHFITLQSILSAIPHLKQMFVSDAWLGSAYSKKPEAEKIVTIVFDEGFNKSGEELTAVSNKHKSKVYTILSIC
- the LOC131856214 gene encoding uncharacterized protein LOC131856214 isoform X2, coding for MVDGEGMPMGFIYEAMDRAKEAISHYYRGNARKCEIFWRIIDRRWTNQLHQPIHAFAYFLNPKFYFSDSFRADEEVMAGVITCIDKMTPDPELRDKVLDELEIYKSAEGRLFSSQLAIDRRGKQQPDLWWENYGAGTPNLQKIAIRVLSQPCSASGCERNWSVFESIHTKKRNRLSQKRLNDLVFVRYNLRLRVRQVEGVSHEAIDLDEIDPYGDWTMNEQNDGDDVLLTEEEIAEIERGAAQDAEGARLDEDEDEDEDDDEDYDFEEESSHHLDTTTPIATTSSSRPEKLSYIRKNTKRKM